From Homo sapiens chromosome 6, GRCh38.p14 Primary Assembly, the proteins below share one genomic window:
- the TRIM38 gene encoding E3 ubiquitin-protein ligase TRIM38 — MASTTSTKKMMEEATCSICLSLMTNPVSINCGHSYCHLCITDFFKNPSQKQLRQETFCCPQCRAPFHMDSLRPNKQLGSLIEALKETDQEMSCEEHGEQFHLFCEDEGQLICWRCERAPQHKGHTTALVEDVCQGYKEKLQKAVTKLKQLEDRCTEQKLSTAMRITKWKEKVQIQRQKIRSDFKNLQCFLHEEEKSYLWRLEKEEQQTLSRLRDYEAGLGLKSNELKSHILELEEKCQGSAQKLLQNVNDTLSRSWAVKLETSEAVSLELHTMCNVSKLYFDVKKMLRSHQVSVTLDPDTAHHELILSEDRRQVTRGYTQENQDTSSRRFTAFPCVLGCEGFTSGRRYFEVDVGEGTGWDLGVCMENVQRGTGMKQEPQSGFWTLRLCKKKGYVALTSPPTSLHLHEQPLLVGIFLDYEAGVVSFYNGNTGCHIFTFPKASFSDTLRPYFQVYQYSPLFLPPPGD, encoded by the exons ATGGCCTCAACCACCAGCACCAAGAAGATGATGGAGGAAGCCACCTGCTCCATCTGCCTGAGCCTGATGACGAACCCAGTAAGCATCAACTGTGGACACAGCTACTGCCACTTGTGTATAACAGACTTCTTTAAAAACCCAAGCCAAAagcaactgaggcaggagacattCTGCTGTCCCCAGTGTCGGGCTCCATTTCATATGGATAGCCTCCGACCCAACAAGCAGCTGGGAAGCCTCATTGAAGCCCTCAAAGAGACGGATCAAGAAATGTCATGTGAGGAACACGGAGAGCAGTTCCACCTGTTCTGCGAAGACGAGGGGCAGCTCATCTGCTGGCGCTGTGAGCGGGCACCACAGCACAAAGGGCACACCACAGCTCTTGTTGAAGACGTATGCCAGGGCTACAAG GAAAAGCTCCAGAAAGCTGTGACAAAACTGAAGCAACTTGAAGACAGATGTACGGAGCAGAAGCTGTCCACAGCAATGCGAATAACTAAATGGAAA GAGAAGGTACAGATTCAGAGACAAAAAATCCGGTCTGACTTTAAGAATCTCCAGTGTTTCCTACATGAGGAAGAGAAGTCTTATCTCTGGAGGCTGGAGAAAGAAGAACAACAGACTCTGAGTAGACTGAGGGACTATGAGGCTGGTCTGGGGCTGAAGAGCAATGAACTCAAGAGCCACATCCTGGAACTGGAGGAAAAATGTCAGGGCTCAGCCCAGAAATTGCTGCAG aaTGTGAATGACACTTTGAGCAG GAGTTGGGCTGTGAAGCTGGAAACATCAGAGGCTGTCTCCTTGGAACTTCATACTATGTGCAATGTTTCCAAGCTTTACTTCGATGTGAAGAAAATGTTAAGGAGTCATCAAG ttaGTGTGACTCTGGATCCAGATACAGCTCATCACGAACTAATTCTCTCTGAGGATCGGAGACAAGTGACTCGTGGATACACCCAGGAGAATCAGGACACATCTTCCAGGAGATTTACTGCCTTCCCCTGTGTCTTGGGTTGTGAAGGCTTCACCTCAGGAAGACGTTACTTTGAAGTGGATGTTGGCGAAGGAACCGGATGGGATTTAGGAGTTTGTATGGAAAATGTGCAGAGGGGCACTGGCATGAAGCAAGAGCCTCAGTCTGGATTCTGGACCCTCAGGCTGTGCAAAAAGAAAGGCTATGTAGCACTTACTTCTCCCCCAACTTCCCTTCATCTGCATGAGCAGCCCCTGCTTGTGGGAATTTTTCTGGACTATGAGGCCGGAGTTGTATCCTTTTATAACGGGAATACTGGCTGCCACATCTTTACTTTCCCGAAGGCTTCCTTCTCTGATACTCTCCGGCCCTATTTCCAGGTTTATCAATATTCTCCTTTGTTTCTGCCTCCCCCAGGTGACTAA
- the TRIM38 gene encoding E3 ubiquitin-protein ligase TRIM38 isoform X2, whose product MASTTSTKKMMEEATCSICLSLMTNPVSINCGHSYCHLCITDFFKNPSQKQLRQETFCCPQCRAPFHMDSLRPNKQLGSLIEALKETDQEMSCEEHGEQFHLFCEDEGQLICWRCERAPQHKGHTTALVEDVCQGYKEKLQKAVTKLKQLEDRCTEQKLSTAMRITKWKEKVQIQRQKIRSDFKNLQCFLHEEEKSYLWRLEKEEQQTLSRLRDYEAGLGLKSNELKSHILELEEKCQGSAQKLLQNVNDTLSRSWAVKLETSEAVSLELHTMCNVSKLYFDVKKMLRSHQAHFVPGISEKEL is encoded by the exons ATGGCCTCAACCACCAGCACCAAGAAGATGATGGAGGAAGCCACCTGCTCCATCTGCCTGAGCCTGATGACGAACCCAGTAAGCATCAACTGTGGACACAGCTACTGCCACTTGTGTATAACAGACTTCTTTAAAAACCCAAGCCAAAagcaactgaggcaggagacattCTGCTGTCCCCAGTGTCGGGCTCCATTTCATATGGATAGCCTCCGACCCAACAAGCAGCTGGGAAGCCTCATTGAAGCCCTCAAAGAGACGGATCAAGAAATGTCATGTGAGGAACACGGAGAGCAGTTCCACCTGTTCTGCGAAGACGAGGGGCAGCTCATCTGCTGGCGCTGTGAGCGGGCACCACAGCACAAAGGGCACACCACAGCTCTTGTTGAAGACGTATGCCAGGGCTACAAG GAAAAGCTCCAGAAAGCTGTGACAAAACTGAAGCAACTTGAAGACAGATGTACGGAGCAGAAGCTGTCCACAGCAATGCGAATAACTAAATGGAAA GAGAAGGTACAGATTCAGAGACAAAAAATCCGGTCTGACTTTAAGAATCTCCAGTGTTTCCTACATGAGGAAGAGAAGTCTTATCTCTGGAGGCTGGAGAAAGAAGAACAACAGACTCTGAGTAGACTGAGGGACTATGAGGCTGGTCTGGGGCTGAAGAGCAATGAACTCAAGAGCCACATCCTGGAACTGGAGGAAAAATGTCAGGGCTCAGCCCAGAAATTGCTGCAG aaTGTGAATGACACTTTGAGCAG GAGTTGGGCTGTGAAGCTGGAAACATCAGAGGCTGTCTCCTTGGAACTTCATACTATGTGCAATGTTTCCAAGCTTTACTTCGATGTGAAGAAAATGTTAAGGAGTCATCAAG CCCATTTTGTTCCAGGGATTTCAGAAAAGGAATTATAG